A part of Bacillus horti genomic DNA contains:
- a CDS encoding RNA polymerase sigma factor, which produces MAIREGEVILDIDELIELVKLHGKSIYAFCFKLTGNKEDTDDLYQETFLKAMELRQKMDASRNPKAFIISIAIRLHKNHRRKFVRRHRIAPTTDFNDVANSFGSLGIEASPEDAVLSLELRSIIQGAVHQLNDKLKLPLYMYYTADMTIEEIAVALRVPKGTVKSRLHKARQIMKKVLEADSL; this is translated from the coding sequence ATGGCCATTCGGGAAGGAGAAGTTATTTTGGATATTGATGAGTTGATCGAGCTCGTGAAGCTTCATGGCAAATCAATTTACGCGTTCTGCTTCAAGCTAACGGGGAACAAAGAGGATACAGATGATTTGTATCAGGAAACATTTCTAAAAGCCATGGAGCTACGCCAGAAGATGGACGCGTCTCGCAATCCTAAGGCTTTTATCATATCGATTGCCATCAGGTTACACAAGAATCATCGTCGTAAGTTTGTCAGGAGACACAGAATTGCCCCCACAACTGATTTTAACGACGTGGCAAACAGCTTCGGCTCGCTAGGAATCGAAGCATCACCTGAAGACGCCGTACTATCTCTTGAGCTTCGCAGCATAATTCAGGGAGCTGTTCACCAGTTGAATGATAAGCTAAAGCTTCCTCTTTACATGTATTATACGGCGGATATGACTATTGAAGAGATTGCTGTTGCTCTTAGAGTTCCTAAGGGAACGGTAAAGAGCAGATTGCATAAAGCCAGACAAATAATGAAAAAAGTATTGGAGGCTGATTCCCTATGA
- a CDS encoding NAD(P)H-binding protein: MKILVTGATGTVGRHVVDQLLKKGVEVRAVSRNPEKASLPSGVEVVAGDLAAPDSLEEALQDVEGLYLILSSDQAGPVLQTDTSIIKMAADKGVKKIVVLMDYDGNPVEYVVQDSGMEWTLIKPVEFMANVLDDWQESIRTEGVVRVPFADALSARIHEADIAAVAVTSLTEEGHSGQSYYVTGPEVFSRAETVKKMAEAIGKEISFIELSEEEARQGWKEQGFQDEDIDFFVEMGKNPPEVGYTVLPTVEQVTGQPARTFAQWLSENKHKFQ, from the coding sequence ATGAAAATATTAGTAACAGGTGCTACAGGTACGGTAGGAAGACATGTTGTTGATCAGCTACTGAAAAAAGGGGTAGAAGTAAGAGCTGTTTCACGTAACCCGGAAAAGGCAAGCTTACCCTCAGGAGTGGAAGTTGTAGCTGGAGACCTTGCTGCTCCAGATTCTTTAGAAGAAGCTCTTCAGGATGTGGAAGGATTATATTTAATCCTTTCTAGCGATCAAGCAGGGCCAGTGCTCCAAACGGATACCTCGATCATTAAAATGGCGGCAGACAAGGGAGTCAAAAAAATAGTTGTACTGATGGATTATGATGGTAATCCAGTTGAATATGTCGTTCAGGATAGTGGTATGGAGTGGACGCTCATTAAACCTGTGGAATTTATGGCTAATGTGCTAGATGACTGGCAGGAATCCATTCGCACAGAAGGTGTTGTGCGAGTGCCTTTTGCTGATGCATTGAGTGCCAGAATACATGAAGCAGATATTGCTGCCGTTGCTGTTACCTCATTAACAGAGGAAGGACACAGTGGACAGAGCTACTATGTAACGGGACCAGAGGTCTTTTCTCGCGCAGAAACGGTAAAAAAAATGGCAGAAGCGATTGGAAAAGAGATTTCATTTATAGAATTGTCAGAAGAGGAGGCAAGGCAGGGCTGGAAGGAGCAAGGGTTTCAGGATGAAGATATTGATTTCTTTGTAGAAATGGGGAAAAATCCTCCTGAGGTTGGGTATACTGTGTTGCCAACCGTTGAACAGGTTACAGGACAACCAGCTCGTACATTTGCCCAGTGGTTAAGCGAAAACAAGCATAAATTCCAGTAA
- a CDS encoding ATP-binding cassette domain-containing protein, which yields MSYAIEVKQLKKSFQGTEVVKGIDLRVKKGELFALLGPNGAGKTTTINMLSTLLKPDGGSALVTGYDVREKANEVRKRISLTGQFAALDEALTGIQNLNMIAKLNGYSSKEAQSIAEDILRSFGLWEAKNRNVGNYSGGMLRRLDIAASIVTQPELIFLDEPTTGLDPQSRMQVWEVVRTLLSMGTTVMLTTQYLEEADQLADRIAVIDHGRIIAEGSPNELKASIGGKTLTIQLSEPIEEEKIKSLIGQFQLQVYQGHNQLNYRIPVQEAKLAAEAIQTLMAHDVPVAYFTLGEPSMDEVFLTLTKHKTKEVVQ from the coding sequence ATGTCCTATGCAATAGAAGTAAAGCAATTAAAGAAGTCCTTTCAGGGCACAGAAGTGGTCAAAGGTATTGATTTACGAGTAAAAAAAGGTGAGCTATTTGCTCTATTAGGTCCAAATGGTGCTGGAAAAACAACGACGATCAATATGCTTTCCACTTTACTTAAGCCAGATGGGGGATCTGCTCTTGTAACTGGGTATGATGTGCGGGAGAAAGCAAACGAAGTCCGTAAGCGGATTAGCTTGACTGGACAGTTCGCTGCATTAGATGAAGCGTTAACGGGAATTCAAAATCTGAATATGATTGCTAAGCTTAATGGGTACTCCTCCAAAGAAGCGCAATCTATAGCAGAAGACATTCTTCGCTCGTTTGGACTTTGGGAAGCTAAGAACCGAAACGTAGGCAACTATTCCGGGGGAATGCTTAGGCGTCTTGACATTGCTGCTAGTATTGTGACCCAGCCGGAGCTTATTTTCTTAGATGAGCCAACAACTGGCCTCGACCCTCAAAGTCGTATGCAGGTGTGGGAGGTAGTTAGAACGCTTTTGAGTATGGGTACAACCGTAATGCTTACAACTCAGTATCTTGAAGAAGCTGATCAATTGGCCGATCGCATTGCTGTCATTGATCATGGTCGAATTATTGCAGAAGGATCGCCCAACGAGCTAAAGGCCTCTATTGGTGGAAAAACATTGACCATTCAATTGTCTGAACCTATAGAGGAGGAAAAGATTAAGAGTTTAATAGGACAGTTTCAGCTCCAAGTATATCAGGGACATAATCAACTGAACTATAGAATACCCGTACAGGAAGCTAAACTTGCTGCTGAAGCGATCCAAACCCTTATGGCTCATGATGTTCCAGTAGCCTATTTCACCCTTGGAGAGCCAAGCATGGACGAAGTATTCTTAACATTAACCAAACACAAAACAAAGGAGGTTGTTCAGTGA
- a CDS encoding ABC transporter permease: MNNPTNPTQVALYSPRTTPKNPSAIRTIGIFMWRSFQGTKNNFIGYMMDAMLGPVIMMLIFTFLFGGAIAGSTTEYIQYLLPGIFVLTVVPMTVYSGTSICVDISKGVYNRFRTMPFWQPSSVFGPIITDGLRYVTALFVAFGMGMLLGFRPENGAMGSILAILFTILFAFSVSWIFALIGVIAKRPETVSGSSMIFVYPLLFGSSILVDSSTMPKWMQVIVDLNPISIAATTVRELFMGNADSTVVLKGLCICLLIFLVFAPLTLYLYLNKNNK; this comes from the coding sequence GTGAATAATCCCACGAATCCAACACAGGTAGCTCTTTATTCACCAAGAACGACACCTAAAAATCCGAGTGCTATTCGAACAATCGGCATTTTCATGTGGAGATCGTTTCAGGGTACCAAAAACAATTTTATTGGTTACATGATGGATGCCATGCTTGGACCCGTGATCATGATGCTTATTTTCACCTTTCTATTTGGTGGGGCTATCGCAGGATCGACTACCGAGTACATTCAGTATCTTCTTCCTGGTATTTTTGTCTTAACCGTGGTTCCTATGACAGTCTACAGTGGAACGTCAATCTGTGTAGATATATCAAAGGGAGTTTACAACCGTTTTCGAACGATGCCTTTTTGGCAACCGTCTTCCGTTTTTGGTCCCATTATTACGGACGGTTTGAGGTATGTTACTGCCCTTTTTGTAGCATTTGGAATGGGCATGCTGCTCGGATTTCGTCCAGAAAACGGCGCGATGGGAAGTATTTTAGCCATTCTGTTCACTATCTTGTTTGCCTTTAGTGTCAGCTGGATCTTTGCTTTAATCGGTGTCATAGCCAAGCGACCGGAGACAGTATCCGGATCAAGTATGATCTTTGTTTACCCCTTATTGTTTGGTAGTAGCATATTAGTCGATTCCTCCACTATGCCGAAGTGGATGCAGGTGATTGTGGATCTGAATCCTATCAGTATTGCCGCCACCACAGTAAGAGAGCTCTTTATGGGAAATGCGGATTCAACGGTTGTTCTAAAGGGACTGTGTATATGCTTGCTCATTTTCCTTGTTTTTGCTCCGTTGACACTGTATTTGTATTTAAATAAAAACAATAAATAA
- a CDS encoding YdeI/OmpD-associated family protein, whose translation MTTNRMNPKVDEYLSKTKKWKEEFEKLRMIILDCQLTEELKWKNPCYTYKNKNIVLIHGFKEYCALLFFKGVLLRDTHNILIQQTEKVQAGRQIRFTNVQEIVEMESLLKDYIKEAIEVEKSGKEVDYKKHTEYIIPEELQHKFNEMPALKTAFEALTPGRQRAYIYYFSEAKQSKTRQSRIEKYVPHILDGLGLND comes from the coding sequence ATGACAACTAATAGAATGAATCCTAAAGTAGATGAATACCTAAGCAAAACGAAAAAGTGGAAGGAAGAGTTTGAGAAATTAAGAATGATTATTCTTGACTGTCAGCTAACCGAGGAATTGAAGTGGAAAAATCCTTGCTACACCTATAAGAATAAAAATATCGTTTTAATCCATGGATTTAAAGAATACTGTGCCCTTTTGTTTTTTAAAGGTGTCTTGTTACGTGATACCCATAATATTTTGATCCAGCAAACGGAGAAGGTACAGGCTGGGCGTCAGATTCGGTTTACCAATGTCCAAGAAATCGTTGAAATGGAAAGCTTATTGAAGGATTACATTAAGGAAGCTATTGAGGTTGAAAAATCAGGTAAAGAAGTGGACTACAAAAAGCATACAGAATACATTATTCCAGAGGAACTCCAGCATAAATTTAATGAAATGCCGGCTTTGAAAACGGCTTTTGAAGCGTTGACCCCGGGGCGACAAAGAGCATACATCTATTATTTTTCTGAAGCTAAACAATCCAAAACTCGCCAATCTAGGATTGAAAAATATGTGCCACACATTCTTGATGGATTGGGATTAAATGATTAA
- a CDS encoding RNA polymerase sigma factor, whose product MTERELFDSYNKDVYKTCFYMLRNAQDAEDLCHDVFVTIFRQDWSRIEHIRSWIMRITMNHCLNLLRKNQTQRQKQSEVQMFHEQNTATVKPVDAIVMEKAAAKEWEELLSQLPDKLMAVVTLRYIGELSMAEIAETLKIPVGTVKSRLHKALKIIRQKLEHNKRYLVKGENQFGAY is encoded by the coding sequence TTGACAGAACGTGAGTTATTCGATTCTTATAACAAGGATGTATACAAGACATGCTTTTATATGCTGCGGAACGCTCAAGATGCAGAAGATCTCTGTCATGACGTATTTGTCACCATTTTTCGACAGGATTGGAGTAGGATTGAGCATATACGCTCATGGATTATGCGCATTACGATGAATCATTGCTTAAACCTTCTTAGGAAGAATCAGACCCAAAGGCAAAAACAGAGCGAAGTCCAAATGTTCCATGAACAGAACACAGCAACTGTTAAACCAGTAGATGCTATTGTTATGGAAAAAGCGGCTGCCAAGGAATGGGAGGAATTGCTGAGTCAGCTTCCAGATAAGCTGATGGCGGTGGTTACTCTCCGCTATATCGGGGAGCTTTCGATGGCAGAGATCGCTGAAACTTTGAAGATTCCTGTGGGCACGGTTAAGTCAAGGCTTCATAAAGCATTGAAAATTATACGCCAAAAGCTTGAACACAATAAAAGGTATTTGGTGAAGGGAGAGAACCAATTTGGAGCGTATTGA
- a CDS encoding DUF4179 domain-containing protein — protein MERIEDKLKNQLKTSKNIAYPNFDRMWSSIQQDELKAVKGEPVAFGPRKRKRFAIVAALSLALVATQVYAAVTFDWSTLLSGRSGIQSALEQGIGQTIGQSVTKDDITLTVHTAFTDDNRTFLLYSLRPDSSWEGQQVLFDLIGLKDNKGNFIEGNYTHQWDEERGEYQGYFETNWVLEEDTEDMEFTMENIRFIGEEQQQINYDPRDSSKQVFRIEKDGIGHVAVDSFEQADDIMLQSSITFTDPDVKERSLARIQAIDGQNKLIKEVNTSVFGTPSTGTSNEYVNQQIFSSDSLLNQGTKFQLVYTHTLGTAENDWSIDMALSKKYMENASFTKRLNLPLDQLPGGTEIYEMIVTPTQARLVLTHEEEYTRVPYMNLKLDIGGTLLEGGVWQEPAITDKTELRFEMIGLDSSAIENQPVTLIARHRVDLFDGDEHPIQLTGISEEPQSLTTYIEEYPITWTYYLKDNNLYVESMSSDSDFGGINQTYYLEDRGRRSYGKPAIVGMFGSGSNSRMDVYENFEKDELEILIWKYTAHNRDDELRVPLK, from the coding sequence TTGGAGCGTATTGAAGACAAACTGAAAAACCAACTGAAAACGTCGAAAAATATTGCTTACCCTAACTTTGATAGAATGTGGAGTAGTATTCAGCAGGACGAACTGAAGGCTGTTAAAGGTGAACCAGTTGCATTCGGTCCTCGAAAGAGAAAGCGGTTTGCTATCGTAGCAGCTTTATCTTTAGCTTTAGTGGCTACACAGGTTTATGCAGCTGTGACATTTGATTGGTCTACCCTTCTTTCAGGTAGATCGGGTATCCAGTCAGCGTTAGAACAGGGCATAGGTCAGACGATTGGGCAGTCCGTTACAAAGGATGATATTACGTTAACCGTACACACAGCATTTACAGACGATAATAGAACCTTCCTGCTATATAGTCTTAGACCGGATTCATCTTGGGAAGGGCAACAAGTGCTCTTTGACCTTATAGGACTTAAGGATAATAAGGGAAATTTCATCGAAGGTAACTATACACACCAGTGGGATGAAGAGCGTGGTGAGTATCAGGGGTACTTTGAGACAAACTGGGTCCTAGAAGAGGATACAGAAGATATGGAGTTTACGATGGAGAATATCCGGTTTATCGGGGAAGAGCAACAGCAGATTAACTATGACCCTCGTGATTCGAGTAAACAAGTGTTTCGAATAGAAAAAGATGGGATTGGTCATGTTGCTGTGGATTCATTCGAGCAAGCAGATGATATCATGCTTCAATCTTCCATTACGTTTACTGATCCTGATGTGAAGGAAAGAAGCCTGGCTCGAATTCAAGCCATTGACGGCCAAAATAAGCTTATTAAAGAAGTGAACACCTCTGTTTTTGGGACACCTAGTACTGGGACCTCCAATGAATACGTAAATCAGCAAATATTCAGTTCAGATAGCCTACTTAATCAAGGGACTAAGTTCCAGCTTGTTTACACTCACACACTTGGAACGGCTGAGAATGATTGGAGTATAGATATGGCGTTATCCAAAAAGTATATGGAAAATGCATCTTTTACTAAGCGATTAAATCTCCCTCTGGATCAGCTTCCAGGTGGAACGGAAATCTATGAAATGATCGTTACTCCAACCCAAGCTCGTCTGGTTCTAACTCATGAAGAGGAATATACCCGTGTTCCTTACATGAACCTCAAACTAGATATAGGAGGGACACTGTTAGAGGGAGGCGTTTGGCAAGAACCGGCGATTACAGACAAAACCGAGTTGCGTTTTGAAATGATTGGACTTGACTCTTCGGCTATAGAGAATCAACCAGTGACTCTCATTGCTAGGCATCGTGTTGATTTATTTGATGGAGATGAACATCCGATTCAACTAACAGGTATATCCGAGGAACCGCAAAGCCTAACTACCTACATTGAGGAATATCCGATCACTTGGACTTATTACTTGAAGGACAACAATCTTTATGTTGAATCTATGAGTTCAGATTCAGATTTCGGAGGAATTAATCAAACCTACTATCTAGAAGATCGAGGTAGAAGAAGCTATGGGAAGCCTGCCATAGTTGGTATGTTTGGTAGTGGAAGCAACAGCCGTATGGATGTGTATGAGAATTTTGAAAAGGACGAACTAGAAATCCTGATCTGGAAATATACAGCACATAACCGAGACGATGAGCTCCGAGTTCCACTTAAGTAA
- a CDS encoding helix-turn-helix transcriptional regulator produces the protein MKLNRMLGITMEILSKRRVTATELATRFEVSNRTIYRDIELINEAGIPIVSYTGADGGFEIMEGFYLTKQHFSLEDLSVIYNLLKGMSGALGGTSNSIMSKLSSLQPSLQKHESSNPMIFDMPTSESEKQVIYPLYKAINDHKVIAFSYMSATGSSSERKVEPLKLYWERGKWYLEAYCLMRQGLRLFRLSRISELSVTDERYQQRDVIQREDQEEPLGMEVHLRFNHAAKPRVLDEFGEACTVSEDHIDVHTTFYVKDYAVSVVLSYGSKVMVISPDELKQEVLKTVTEIQTLYV, from the coding sequence ATGAAGCTAAATCGTATGTTAGGCATTACAATGGAGATTTTGTCCAAACGAAGAGTGACAGCAACTGAATTGGCGACGAGATTTGAGGTGTCAAATCGAACGATATATCGAGACATTGAGTTGATTAATGAGGCGGGTATACCTATCGTTTCCTATACAGGAGCAGATGGTGGCTTTGAAATCATGGAGGGCTTTTATCTGACGAAGCAGCACTTCTCCTTAGAAGATCTATCCGTCATCTACAACCTATTAAAGGGCATGAGTGGAGCGCTAGGAGGAACATCAAACTCTATCATGAGCAAGCTTTCTAGCCTTCAGCCTAGTCTTCAGAAGCATGAAAGCTCTAATCCAATGATCTTTGATATGCCTACATCTGAGTCTGAAAAACAGGTCATCTATCCCTTATACAAAGCGATTAATGACCATAAAGTGATAGCCTTTTCTTATATGAGTGCAACAGGGAGTTCTAGTGAGCGAAAGGTGGAACCACTCAAGTTATATTGGGAGCGAGGTAAATGGTACTTAGAGGCGTATTGTTTAATGCGCCAAGGCTTAAGGCTCTTTCGCCTATCAAGGATATCAGAGCTAAGTGTTACAGATGAGCGTTATCAGCAAAGAGATGTTATTCAGAGAGAAGATCAAGAGGAGCCTTTAGGTATGGAGGTTCATCTCAGATTTAATCACGCCGCCAAGCCACGTGTGCTTGATGAATTTGGGGAAGCATGTACGGTTTCAGAAGATCATATTGATGTGCACACCACTTTTTATGTTAAGGATTACGCCGTATCCGTCGTGTTAAGCTACGGTTCAAAGGTAATGGTGATCTCTCCCGATGAATTGAAGCAAGAAGTGCTAAAGACAGTTACAGAAATTCAAACGCTTTATGTGTAA
- the pdxK gene encoding pyridoxine/pyridoxal/pyridoxamine kinase codes for MTAYKALTIAGSDTSGGAGIQADLKTLQELGVYGMTALTTIVAQDPHKDWFHAVFPQPVELVETQIETVLAGIGVDAVKTGMLGAESIIELVARKVQQYNITNLVVDPVMVCKGADEALHPEIDQCLRDVLVPHAYLVTPNLFEATQLSGVASIQTVDDMKEAATRIHDSGAKHVLIKGGHKLQSEKAVDLFYDGKEFELLEAEKIETPYTHGAGCTFSSAITAELAKGKSIKEAIHTAKQFITAAITHSFRLNQYIGPVRHGAYRTHQ; via the coding sequence ATGACAGCGTATAAAGCGTTAACAATAGCCGGCTCTGATACAAGCGGAGGAGCAGGTATTCAAGCAGATTTAAAAACATTACAGGAGCTTGGGGTTTACGGCATGACGGCCCTTACGACGATTGTTGCTCAAGATCCACATAAGGACTGGTTCCACGCTGTTTTCCCACAGCCTGTAGAGCTTGTAGAAACTCAAATCGAAACCGTTCTAGCCGGGATTGGTGTAGATGCAGTGAAAACAGGGATGCTAGGCGCAGAGAGCATTATTGAGCTTGTTGCTCGTAAGGTCCAACAATATAATATTACGAACCTTGTGGTAGATCCTGTTATGGTATGTAAAGGGGCAGATGAAGCGTTACACCCTGAAATTGATCAGTGCCTGCGTGACGTGCTAGTTCCCCACGCTTACCTCGTGACTCCGAATTTGTTTGAAGCGACACAGCTAAGTGGAGTAGCTTCTATTCAAACAGTTGACGATATGAAGGAAGCCGCTACACGCATCCATGACTCAGGAGCAAAACATGTCCTAATCAAGGGTGGACATAAGCTTCAGTCCGAAAAAGCAGTAGATTTATTCTATGACGGAAAAGAGTTTGAGCTTCTAGAAGCAGAGAAGATTGAGACACCTTATACACATGGAGCTGGATGCACATTCTCATCCGCAATTACAGCTGAGCTGGCAAAAGGTAAGTCCATCAAAGAAGCTATTCACACGGCTAAGCAATTTATTACGGCGGCGATTACACATTCCTTCCGTCTGAACCAATACATTGGGCCTGTGCGTCATGGGGCTTATCGGACTCATCAATAA
- a CDS encoding glycosyltransferase family 4 protein, translating into MKILVFSMATIMKDVSMGGSQRHLRELLFHLADQGHQITVLTNRRQDNSEEYELCPGVQVLPILRFKETFPIPYDTHPFHLAHSYSLIRQYADTHDVFYIHDAQMDYGYLHANIPTVASIKNFVYPEAMISAFHTNRNYLIVSCDYMYSCIQYTVGRVQPQITDQLRIVKNGVDLSVYKPVEATRKSQLGLTDDDFVLLFPHRPEASKGIVQAFETVRELKEKLKGPLKGQLKGKARVRLLLPRHFDVHVSKETEQFYTQLTQEAKEFQVEESLVFYPWVPGHDMPQLYAIADVTLCIGQFIESFGYVQIESIACGTPVVVSNVGAQRSIVPSGYSVIKVDYGDTESTVEAIAELASTPMDITGVRQFLDQNYNYKENLLGYEELITSAGKGSSSVFSNTSLKSGSPMDVSYKLAPWCYVSGPKKGIYHDYFYTYLNQHELYSFLSTCTEESFSQMELVEAGVSSEAIEKAIEDGILVLYTP; encoded by the coding sequence ATGAAAATTCTTGTATTCTCTATGGCTACGATTATGAAGGATGTTTCAATGGGAGGCTCCCAGCGCCATTTAAGAGAGCTACTCTTTCATTTAGCCGATCAAGGTCATCAGATTACAGTATTAACAAATAGACGGCAGGATAATAGTGAAGAATATGAGCTTTGTCCCGGTGTCCAAGTGTTACCTATATTGCGCTTCAAAGAGACTTTTCCGATTCCCTACGATACACATCCGTTTCATTTAGCCCACTCCTATTCGCTTATTAGGCAATACGCTGATACGCATGATGTGTTTTATATTCATGATGCCCAAATGGATTACGGCTATCTTCACGCCAATATTCCTACCGTTGCCTCCATAAAGAACTTTGTGTATCCCGAGGCTATGATCTCCGCTTTTCACACAAATAGAAATTATCTGATCGTTTCCTGTGATTACATGTACAGCTGTATTCAGTATACGGTGGGACGAGTTCAGCCACAGATCACAGATCAATTGAGAATTGTAAAAAACGGGGTTGACCTTTCTGTTTATAAGCCTGTAGAAGCGACGAGAAAGAGCCAGTTAGGCTTAACTGATGATGATTTTGTTCTCCTTTTCCCTCATCGGCCTGAAGCTAGCAAAGGAATAGTTCAGGCTTTCGAGACTGTACGAGAGCTTAAGGAAAAGCTGAAAGGCCCTCTGAAAGGGCAACTGAAGGGGAAGGCACGGGTGAGGCTACTCCTACCTAGGCATTTTGATGTTCATGTTTCTAAGGAAACGGAGCAGTTTTATACTCAGCTTACCCAGGAAGCTAAGGAATTTCAGGTGGAGGAAAGCCTGGTTTTTTACCCTTGGGTCCCTGGACATGATATGCCTCAGCTTTATGCGATCGCTGATGTGACTTTATGTATCGGACAGTTTATTGAATCCTTTGGCTATGTTCAAATTGAATCGATTGCTTGCGGAACACCCGTTGTAGTTTCCAATGTTGGTGCTCAGCGCTCAATCGTTCCTTCAGGGTATTCCGTGATTAAAGTAGATTATGGCGATACAGAGTCTACAGTTGAGGCAATAGCTGAATTAGCTAGCACCCCTATGGACATTACTGGTGTACGTCAATTTTTGGACCAGAATTATAACTATAAAGAAAACCTGCTCGGATATGAGGAGCTTATTACCTCAGCTGGAAAAGGAAGTTCATCTGTTTTTTCAAATACTTCTTTAAAGTCAGGATCCCCTATGGATGTTTCATATAAGCTAGCACCATGGTGTTACGTATCTGGACCTAAAAAAGGCATCTATCACGATTACTTCTATACTTACTTGAACCAGCATGAGCTGTATTCTTTTCTGTCTACTTGTACGGAGGAGAGCTTTTCACAGATGGAGCTAGTAGAAGCTGGAGTATCTAGTGAAGCTATAGAAAAGGCTATAGAGGATGGGATTCTAGTTCTTTACACACCTTAG
- a CDS encoding ABC transporter ATP-binding protein gives MTEILKVQNVSKVFKGSTAVNDVSFSIKKGSITAILGPNGAGKTTTISMMLGLLECTKGTIRLFDKPPKDTAVKKKIGVMLQEVQILDGLNVGEVIDLFRSYYPAPMSKEELLAIAGLEKEMKKRVEKLSGGQKRRLGFAIALAGDPELLFLDEPTVGMDTTSRTLFWNQIKNFAKRGKTVIFTTHYLQEADTMAGRIILFNQGEIVADGSPEEVKHKLTKQTVSFIAEENHQDSMLRNLPGATDLYREEGRIYIVTENTDEVVSALYAQGVKLQGLKIDGGSLDQAFEELTLGNEKVV, from the coding sequence ATGACAGAAATACTAAAGGTACAAAATGTTAGCAAAGTATTCAAAGGTAGTACGGCTGTTAACGATGTATCCTTTTCAATTAAAAAAGGAAGTATTACAGCTATATTAGGACCAAATGGAGCAGGTAAAACGACCACGATCTCCATGATGCTTGGACTTCTAGAATGTACGAAAGGAACAATACGACTTTTTGATAAGCCGCCCAAGGACACAGCTGTGAAGAAAAAAATTGGTGTGATGCTACAGGAAGTACAAATTTTGGATGGGCTTAATGTAGGAGAGGTCATCGACCTGTTCCGATCCTATTATCCTGCGCCTATGAGCAAGGAGGAGCTACTTGCTATTGCTGGATTAGAGAAGGAAATGAAAAAAAGAGTAGAAAAGCTCTCTGGAGGGCAAAAACGTAGGCTGGGCTTTGCTATAGCTCTAGCAGGAGATCCTGAGCTATTGTTTCTAGATGAACCGACAGTGGGCATGGACACAACATCACGTACTCTGTTTTGGAATCAGATTAAGAATTTTGCCAAGCGGGGTAAAACGGTCATTTTCACCACACATTACCTACAGGAAGCTGATACGATGGCCGGCAGAATCATCCTATTTAACCAAGGAGAAATAGTAGCAGATGGCTCACCAGAAGAGGTTAAGCATAAGCTGACCAAGCAAACTGTATCCTTCATTGCTGAAGAGAATCATCAAGATAGTATGCTGCGTAATCTTCCAGGAGCAACGGATCTATATCGTGAAGAGGGGCGTATTTATATCGTAACAGAGAATACGGATGAAGTCGTTTCAGCTCTTTATGCTCAAGGCGTGAAGCTGCAAGGGCTGAAAATTGACGGAGGAAGCCTTGATCAGGCGTTTGAGGAACTAACACTTGGAAATGAGAAGGTGGTCTAA